GCCACCGCTTCCACGATTGACCATGAAGTTGACGAACTGCTCGGTAAGCTGTCGCTTGAAGAAAAGATCGGGCAGATGGTGCAACTGGATCTCCTGGTCGTGACGCGGGCCGGCAGCAATCCCATTCAGCTCGATCCCGCAAAGCTTCGCGAAGCTGTCGTCACCCACAAGATCGGCTCGTTCATCAACAACGGACTGGGCCGCGCTCTTTCCCTCGCGGAATGGACCTACGTTCACAAGACGATCCAGGACATGATCCGGGCGGAGACGCCAAACAAGGTGCCGCTGTTGTATGGGATTGATTCCATTCATGGAGCCACTTTTGTGAAGGATGGGACGTTGTTTCCGCAGAGCATTGGCATGGCAGCGACGCGCAATCCTGAATTGATGCGGTTGAGCTCGGAGGTTTCGGCGCGTGAGACGCGAGCAGCGGGACTTCGATGGACCTTTGCGCCCGTGCTCGACGTCGGACGCCAGCCGCTGTGGTCGCGGCTGCCTGAGACGTTCGGTGAAGATCCATTGCTTGCGTCAGTGTTTGGAGTCGCCGCGGTGAAAGGATTTCAAGGGAGCGATCTCAGTGCGCCCACGAGTGTCGCCGCCTGCATGAAGCACTACGTTGGGTATTCGTTTCCGTTCAACGGCAAGGATCGATCACCTGCGTTAATTCCAGATCCCTACCTGCGCGAATATTTTCTGCCGCCCTTCCGGGAGGCAATCAAGGCTGGAGCCAGGACGATCATGGTCAATTCAGGCGAGGTGAATGGCGTTCCAGTGCATGGAAGCAAATATTACCTTACCGATGTCCTCCGGGGAGAGCTGGGTTTTGACGGCGTCGTTGTTTCAGATTGGGAGGATGTGATTCGCCTGCATAAATGGCATCGGATTGCGGAGACGCCTGCCGACGCGGTGCGAATCGCCGTTGAAGCGGGTCTCGACATCAGCATGGTGCCGCTGGATTACTCGTTTGCGAAGTTGCTCAAGCAACTCGTGATGGACGGCCGAGTGAACCAAGAACGCATCGACAAATCCGTTCGGCGCATTCTCAGACTGAAGGTTGAATTGGGCCTGTTGCGAAATCCGTATGTTGAGGCGGAAGCGGCGGCGAACTTCGGACAGCCTGAGCATCAGCAGCTGGCCCTGCAGGCTGCAGAGGAATCATTGACCCTGTTGAAGAACGAACGGACGACGCTGCCGCTGAAAAAATCGGCGCGCGTTCTGGTCGCAGGTCCCGCGGCGAACAGCATCAGCGCGCTGCACGGCTGCTGGTCCTTCACGTGGCAGGGACTTGATGAAAGCAAATACCCCGCAAGCGCTCGTTCGATCCTGGAAGCGATTCGCGAAAAGGTCGGCGCTGGAAACGTAACTTACCATCAGGGCGTCACTTTTGCGGGCGGAGCCGTTGATCTGGAAAGCGCGGAACGCGCGGCGGCCAATGCCGATGCTGTGATTCTTTGCCTCGGCGAGGACGCTTACGCGGAGACACCAGGCGACATCAGCTCACTCGACCTGCCTGCCGGACAACAGGAACTCGCGAGGCGATTGCAGGCTGCGGGCAAGCCGGTCGTGCTGGTCCTTGTGCAGGGACGCTGCCGCGTGATTCGCGAGATTGAGCCGGGTGCGGCGAGTATACTGCTCGCGTACTGGCCCGGGTCGCAGGGAGCACGCGCGATTGCCAATGTTATATTTGGCGACGCAGTTCCATCCGGAAAGCTGCCGTTCACTTATCCGCGATACGAGAATCATCTGCTGACGTATGATCGCAATCACACGGCGAGCATCAATGAATTTGAACCACCCGATCACACGCCCGCGAAGGAATTCAAACCGCAGTGGGAGTTTGGCACGGGACTCAGCTACACGACGTTTGAAGTGCGCAATCTGCGGCTGGGCGCGCCCGTTTTGCGGGGCGCGGAAACATTGACCGTGGAGGTGGAGGTTGTGAACTCTGGAAAGCGGGCCGCCCCTGAGACCGTCGAGCTTTACACGCGCGATTTGTTTGCTT
This genomic stretch from Verrucomicrobiia bacterium harbors:
- a CDS encoding glycoside hydrolase family 3 N-terminal domain-containing protein encodes the protein MKNLLSTATALFLLVQNATASTIDHEVDELLGKLSLEEKIGQMVQLDLLVVTRAGSNPIQLDPAKLREAVVTHKIGSFINNGLGRALSLAEWTYVHKTIQDMIRAETPNKVPLLYGIDSIHGATFVKDGTLFPQSIGMAATRNPELMRLSSEVSARETRAAGLRWTFAPVLDVGRQPLWSRLPETFGEDPLLASVFGVAAVKGFQGSDLSAPTSVAACMKHYVGYSFPFNGKDRSPALIPDPYLREYFLPPFREAIKAGARTIMVNSGEVNGVPVHGSKYYLTDVLRGELGFDGVVVSDWEDVIRLHKWHRIAETPADAVRIAVEAGLDISMVPLDYSFAKLLKQLVMDGRVNQERIDKSVRRILRLKVELGLLRNPYVEAEAAANFGQPEHQQLALQAAEESLTLLKNERTTLPLKKSARVLVAGPAANSISALHGCWSFTWQGLDESKYPASARSILEAIREKVGAGNVTYHQGVTFAGGAVDLESAERAAANADAVILCLGEDAYAETPGDISSLDLPAGQQELARRLQAAGKPVVLVLVQGRCRVIREIEPGAASILLAYWPGSQGARAIANVIFGDAVPSGKLPFTYPRYENHLLTYDRNHTASINEFEPPDHTPAKEFKPQWEFGTGLSYTTFEVRNLRLGAPVLRGAETLTVEVEVVNSGKRAAPETVELYTRDLFASTTPPSKRLRAFQKLSLNPGETKIATFALTASDLAFVDAQSRIVTEPGDFEVLVGGLKASFRYEP